One segment of Syngnathus scovelli strain Florida chromosome 6, RoL_Ssco_1.2, whole genome shotgun sequence DNA contains the following:
- the cep152 gene encoding centrosomal protein of 152 kDa isoform X8, with the protein MSIDFDTAALQTQDDEEEYDQDDLARKQELHNLLANMPDDMLEDSRDSSCTEQELINRNAETSPQSKCTQQRSDHPRPNPHEQSYEEDYGHHDFTYEDGGVQSNGHSQPLAHIWNQHSDSQFTQEDCTQNSMGTERSSEANGFSTDDPYEPHLRANNIVNCNGDGTSDCNNPRVQSQPGAVERRADDYRVSYNPHCPPRQMLSSQATHQERPFDQLQREFLDSTQQTAEKEQITQLQIFNVALKRQNEDLEQKFEDSKRNTRYLEHQLAIAKDQKNDLAASLKESTRLLGEAKERELQMQSKLKTMEQQIQTLNERDQENTKKQRVAEAAVDTMKQQMLELCRSDTLSKSRKQHDRDLTVIKEQHEAALLVLQQQLDAKSQALEEQMDTSQKFREQVKQLERQREEEQLERARVVNALTQSLEKSQQQCAKLLQTSSVQEMSQIQIKLQQAQTAKVLSDNMNRDLQEDLADLKEQIMLYESALKHGVIALEPNWDCQNQLSESCLALGFKKTNGSLRSVALAALSDSQLPQDEALRQLQVEMQRCLGSLKSKRQKISHLQEELQQSRARADELQNQLDEAKLSSSVRQSIQVKHPNLTAEDQNELVKLQEDKQRLQYQVEGLQSKIAELQQSEEKVRSANSELCVKTREMIQELHQEKQAAAKQSERINQQHRDDVVKRVRTELMLQHNDQLERLTAQHERQIQDLNSQLSEASDKVLAVQECYISVCKEKEILEESIRNKATEDALKKENEKKGESSTDVEKLRTELEVQHQASIAQLKALWSKEKEAEIQQQVKSHIALAKAAWDEARHQMEKTWTLKLEEARQRKQPETSEATCQTEETEANALNVTVKELDSKLCAQRQQLQAEADKVQRRAVEEARKQVQMESQEKHLHDLANKVEGAVTRAYNRWIEDLPSLPQYQALLQREKEKWEELQKQDVEQKISEAQLSCVLRETQEQHEREINKMQSSLAQSGGQVCSRKDCADTASKMDKKNQELQKHLAKACRQFQHSVREHKTTIQKLKDENERRLQKANEEHLLQLEEVKRSKEDAGFVMPSNHQQTLQEGLEEMKQQYLTTVEKIRGDMLRYLQESRERAAEMIRTEVLRERQDTARKMRRYYLTCLQELLEDDGKTTGRAEKKIMNAASKLAAMAKVLETPVKNKSGKNHALPTGITVMSTTGPAPASKTDFLKNPSSGPLDKRTEDRTHRKKMSGLEQKTTQARTKLVNNQDSADVQLYPHKVASSCSAPLRSKNREAYLQGGQPESHADTPNEPCVTQELPVRDDKRTNWSLNSSDSDSHHLPRVSYSGRKVESVKPFSVSARDFSQFDRLTPDTSDLTVYNDIAQENWTRTQTSAHQGKLNTKREPVLGSEGEKLSRPLFSELRQCQQDSGFDSPFNQPN; encoded by the exons ATGTCTATAGATTTTGATACTGCTGCTCTCCAAACCCAGGATGATGAGGAAGAATACGACCAAGATGATCTTGCGAGAAAACAAGAG ctcCACAATCTCCTCGCAAACATGCCAGATGACATGCTGGAGGACAGCAGAGACTCCTCCTGCACAGAGCAGGAATTGATAAATAGAAATGCTGAAACCAG CCCACAGTCCAAATGTACTCAACAGCGGTCAGATCATCCCAGGCCAAATCCTCATGAGCAG AGCTATGAAGAAGACTACGGTCATCATGATTTTACTTATGAAGATGGAGGCGTTCAGAGCAATGGTCATTCTCAACCTTTGGCTCATATCTGGAACCAGCATTCAGATTCTCAGTTCACCCAGGAAGACTGTACCCAAAACAGCATGGGTACAGAACGATCTTCAGAAGCCAATGGTTTCTCTACAGATGATCCATATGAGCCACACCTTCGTGCTAACAACATTGTCAACTGCAATGGAGATGGAACTAGTGACTGTAATAATCCTAGAGTGCAATCTCAG CCTGGAGCAGTGGAACGACGTGCGGATGATTACCGGGTCAGCTACAATCCTCACTGCCCTCCACGTCAGATGTTGAGCTCCCAGGCTACACATCAAGAGCGTCCATTCGATCAACTACAAAGAGAATTCCTTGACTCAACACAGC AAACTGCTGAGAAAGAGCAGATTACCCAGTTGCAGATATTCAACGTAGCTCTTAAAAGGCAAAATGAGGACTTGGAGCAAAAGTTTGAGGATTCAAAGCGCAACACGAGATACCTTGAGCACCAATTGGCAATCGCTAAAG ATCAGAAAAATGACCTTGCCGCAAGTCTTAAGGAATCGACTCGACTCCTGGGGGAGGCCAAAGAGCGGGAGCTTCAAATGCAAAGCAAACTCAAGACGATGGAGCAGCAAATACAGACCTTGAATGAGCGAGACCAGGAG AACACAAAGAAGCAGCGGGTGGCCGAGGCCGCTGTTGACACTATGAAGCAGCAGATGTTGGAGCTGTGTCGTTCGGACACGCTGTCCAAATCACGTAAGCAGCACGACAGAGACCTCACCGTCATCAAGGAGCAGCACGAGGCCGCGCTCTTGGTCTTACAGCAGCAGCTTGATGCTAAGTCTCAAGCTCTGGAGGaacag ATGGATACTAGTCAGAAGTTCCGTGAGCAGGTGAAACAGTTGGAGCGGCAACGGGAAGAAGAGCAGCTTGAGCGAGCCAGAGTGGTCAATGCTCTcacccagagtctggagaagagTCAGCAACAATGTGCCAAGCTCTTGCAGACGA GTTCTGTGCAAGAAATGAGTCAAATCCAAATCAAACTACAGCAGGCTCAAACGGCCAAGGTTCTAAGTGACAATATGAACAGAGACCTACAG GAGGATCTTGCTGACTTGAAGGAGCAGATCATGCTGTATGAATCTGCTTTAAAACATGGCGTTATTGCATTAGAGCCCAACTGGGACTGCCAGAACCAGCTCTCTGAATCCTGTTTGGCGTTAGGCTTTAAGAAAACCAATGGTTCTCTCCGCAG CGTGGCCCTGGCCGCCCTGTCAGACTCGCAGCTGCCTCAGGATGAAGCTTTGCGCCAACTGCAAGTGGAAATGCAGCGCTGCTTGGGGAGTTTAAAGAGCAAGAGACAGAAGATCAGTCACCTGCAGGAGGAGCTTCAACAGAGTCGGGCCCGGGCAGATGAGCTGCAGAACCAATTAGACGAAGCCAAGCTCAGCTCATCG GTTAGACAATCCATCCAGGTAAAACATCCAAACTTGACTGCAGAGGACCAGAATGAGTTAGTGAAACTCCAGGAAGACAAACAACGCTTGCAGTATCAAGTGGAG GGGCTGCAAAGTAAAATTGCAGAGCTGCAGCAGAGTGAGGAAAAGGTCCGTTCTGCCAACTCAGAGCTCTGCGTCAAGACGAGAGAGATGATTCAGGAGTTGCACCAGGAGAAGCAGGCGGCTGCTAAGCA ATCCGAGCGGATTAATCAGCAGCACAGGGATGACGTGGTGAAACGAGTCAGGACGGAGCTCATGCTGCAACACAATGATCAGCTTGAACGTCTGACGGCACAACACGAGCGACAAATCCAAGACCTAAA CTCTCAACTCTCTGAGGCCAGTGATAAGGTGTTGGCTGTGCAAGAGTGTTACATATCTGTCTGCAAGGAAAAGGAAATCTTGGAAGAAAGCATCAGAAACAAAGCCACGGAGGATGCACTGAAGAAAGAAAATGAG AAAAAAGGGGAGAGCAGCACAGATGTGGAGAAACTAAGGACTGAGCTAGAGGTGCAGCATCAGGCCTCCATCGCCCAGCTCAAGGCTCTCTGGTCCAAGGAGAAGGAGGCTGAGATCCAACAGCAGGTGAAATCTCACATAGCCTTGGCCAAGGCTGCTTGGGATGAAGCGCGACATCAG ATGGAGAAGACTTGGACTCTGAAGCTGGAGGAAGCCAGGCAAAGAAAACAACCTGAGACCTCTGAGGCAACCTGTCAGACAGAGGAGACGGAAGCAAACGCTTTGAACGTCACCGTCAAGGAGTTGGACTCCAAACTCTGTGCCCAGAGACAGCAGCTACAAGCGGAAGCTGACAAAGTCCAACGCCGAGCGGTGGAAGAAGCCAGGAAACAAGTCCAGATGGAGAGTCAGGAGAAACATCTCCATGATTTGGCCAATAAG GTTGAAGGAGCAGTAACCAGGGCCTATAACCGCTGGATTGAAGATTTGCCTTCATTGCCGCAATACCAAGCCTTGCtccaaagagagaaagagaaatggGAAGAGCTGCAAAAACAAGACGTGGAACAAAAG ATAAGTGAGGCTCAGTTGAGCTGTGTGTTACGAGAAACACAAGAACAACATGAAAGAGAAATCAACAAAATGCAAA GCTCCTTAGCCCAGAGTGGAGGGCAGGTTTGCAGCAGGAAGGATTGCGCAGACACCGCCAGTAAAATGGACAAGAAAAACCAGGAGCTTCAGAAGCACTTGGCAAAAGCTTGCCGGCAGTTCCAGCACAGCGTCCGAGAACACAAAACAACCATACAGAAACTCAAAG ACGAAAACGAGCGCCGATTACAAAAGGCAAATGAGGAGCATCTGCTACAACTGGAGGAAGTGAAGCGAAGCAAAGAAGATGCTGGGTTTGTGAT GCCTTCAAATCATCAACAAACTCTTCAAGAGGGCCTGGAAGAAATGAAGCAGCAATACTTGACAACTGTTGAAAAAATAAGAG GAGACATGCTGCGTTATCTCCAAGAAAGCCGCGAGcgagcagctgagatgatccgcaccGAGGTGCTCCGGGAGAGGCAGGACACGGCCCGCAAAATGCGACGCTATTACCTGACCTGCCTGCAGGAATTGCTGGAGGACGACGGGAAAACCACGGG CAGGGctgaaaagaaaataatgaatGCTGCCAGCAAGTTGGCGGCCATGGCTAAAGTACTAGAGACACCTGTGAAGAATAAATCTGGAAAGAACCACGCTTTACCAA CTGGCATCACGGTAATGTCCACCACTGGGCCTGCCCCAGCAAGTAAGACAGACTTTTTGAAGAACCCGTCATCTGGACCACTTGACAAAAGAACGGAGGATAGAACCCACAGGAAAAAGATGTCGGGTTTAGAGCAAAAAACAACTCAGGCGCGGACTAAACTTGTGAACAACCAGGACTCGGCAGATGTGCAACTCTACCCTCACAAAGTGGCCTCTTCATGCTCTGCTCCTTTGAGAAGCAAAAATAGGGAGGCGTACCTGCAGGGTGGACAACCGGAAAGCCATGCGGACACGCCAAACGAACCCTGTGTCACGCAGGAGCTTCCAGTCAGGGATGATAAACGCACTAACTGGAGCCTGAACAGCAGTGACTCAGACAGCCACCACCTCCCTCGAGTGTCTTACTCGGGGAGGAAAGTAGAGTCGGTGAAGCCGTTCTCAGTTTCTGCCCGTGACTTCAGCCAGTTTGATCGGCTCACCCCGGACACGTCTGACTTGACGGTTTATAATGACATCGCCCAAGAGAATTGGACTCGAACCCAAACCTCAGCCCATCAAGGGAAGCTGAACACAAAGAGGGAGCCCGTACTGGGCTCAGAGGGAGAAAAGCTGAGTAGGCCTCTGTTCTCGGAGTTGAGACAATGTCAGCAGGACAGCGGCTTTGACAGCCCGTTTAACCAACCTAACTGA